From Helicobacter sp. MIT 99-5507:
ATTTCACTTCATTTGGAAGTTTATTTTTTGCGATATTTAGCATATTTATTGATGGGTCGATTCCTAGAATCTTAGAATCTTTGCTAAATTTAAGCCAATTTATTATCATATCACCTGTGCCACAAGCAATATCAGCAATATTTAAATTATTATTATTTGCCAGGTTTAATGCTTTTATACAAGCTTCTTTTCTCCATTTTGTATCGACATTAAAGCTAAGGATTCTATTTGCGATATCATAATTGCTTGCAATATCATCAAACATATTTATTATATTATCTTGCTTATTTTGCATTTAACCACTTTGATAAAAATTCTATTTGTTCTCTTACAGATTCTTCACTTGTGCCACCAAAAGATTTTCTAGAATTCATAGAATGATATAAATCTAGCACCTCTTTTACATCTTTTGGGATTCTATTATCTTGAGTGATTATTTCATCGATACTAAGCTCGCTTATATCACAATTCTTAGATTCTGCATAAGCTACAATTTTTCCAACAATATGATGAGATTCTCTAAAACTAATACCAACTTTTTGGACTAAAAAATCAGCTAAATCAGTAGCAGTGATATGCCCAATTTGAGCTTTTTTAAACATTTCGTCTTTATTGATTGTGATTTCTTTAAGCATGCCAATTAATACTTTAAGAGATAAAATGATATTAGAACAACTATCAAATAATGCCTCTTTATCCTCTTGCATATCTTTATTATAGGCAAGAGGAAGTGCTTTTAAAGTAGTAAGCAAAGCAATCAGATTGCCATATATGCGTCCTGTTTTGCCACGAAGTAATTCTGCTACATCTGGATTCTTCTTATTTGGCATGATAGAACTTCCAGTTGCAAAACTATCACTAATAGTAATAAATCTAAATTCATAGCTACTCCATAATACCAATTCTTCTGCAAATCTTGAAGTATGCATAGCAATCATAGAAATAGAATATAATAAATCAAGTGCAAAATCTCTATCACTTACGCCATCGCAAGCATTGTAACAAGGGCTTATAAAACCTAGCTTTGAGCTTGTGTATTCTCTATCAATATTATATGGAGTCCCAGCAAATGCACTTGAACCAAGAGGAGAATAATTATTTCTTTTATAATCATCAAAAAGTCGCTCCACATCTCGTCTATACATAAAACAATAAGCCAATAGATGAAATGCAAAGCTAACAGGCTGTGCATGTTGAAGATGTGTCATACCAGGCATGATAGTCT
This genomic window contains:
- the argH gene encoding argininosuccinate lyase, which produces MDKPWGGRFKEDSSKLLEEFNASINFDKELYKEDILGSKIHAEMLCNIGILTLAEKNNIISGLNKVYQEIEDNEFVFKIQDEDIHMAIEKRLTQLIGDSAKKLHTARSRNDQVALDFKLYCLSKNNEIKVLLLELISTLLDIAKNHTKTIMPGMTHLQHAQPVSFAFHLLAYCFMYRRDVERLFDDYKRNNYSPLGSSAFAGTPYNIDREYTSSKLGFISPCYNACDGVSDRDFALDLLYSISMIAMHTSRFAEELVLWSSYEFRFITISDSFATGSSIMPNKKNPDVAELLRGKTGRIYGNLIALLTTLKALPLAYNKDMQEDKEALFDSCSNIILSLKVLIGMLKEITINKDEMFKKAQIGHITATDLADFLVQKVGISFRESHHIVGKIVAYAESKNCDISELSIDEIITQDNRIPKDVKEVLDLYHSMNSRKSFGGTSEESVREQIEFLSKWLNAK